The Takifugu flavidus isolate HTHZ2018 chromosome 21, ASM371156v2, whole genome shotgun sequence genome has a window encoding:
- the nup42 gene encoding nucleoporin NUP42 yields MTVCSFFLQGRCRYGEKCWNEHPRGGSVSGGGGGFKNNSYNRSAPQQQPRQGTGGFGNRVWVNPSQQKGAFIQPSSFSHGGTDWAKGDGGRKGDVRASDFSFSSQNRFSSLASPSTFDRGGRGNRQPVVGGDEDDVKILENIQSDIEAWASSGQWAFSCYSNLRVLISGFTDHSPEEIRLEYYSSRASGDLQSYVNGTNQLLNQWRNRVQELKIMSPSTRAALLAELNNPSPQASTGGFGSTPAAGFGSSASSFESKGFGSAAPVQASTFSFAAGSSGFGPSLGFGQNPVVPTQPPSGFGSSSGFGSGFGSSSGGPSAASSSSFSFKAPTSDKPTSAPAFGSASGFSFSTGAGGGAFGSKESAPAGSSGLFGKTTAGFGTSAPSSAAGSSANGTSGSLFSLESSLTPEELNQFKSKTFSLGQIPLKPPPSNMLVV; encoded by the exons ATGACAGTGTGCAGCTTCTTTCTTCAGGGCCGCTGTCGTTACGGCGAAAAATGTTGGAATGAGCACCCGAGAGGAGGATCAGTaagcggcggcggaggaggattCAAAAACAACAGCTACAATCGGTCTgcacctcagcagcagcccagaCAAGGAACAGGAG gGTTTGGAAACAGAGTGTGGGTGAATCCCTCTCAGCAAAAAGGAGCCTTTATTCAGCCTTCATCCTTCTCTCATGGAGGTACTGACTGGGCCAAAGGAGATGGTGGGAGGAAAGGTGACGTGAGAGCCTCCGACTTTAGCTTCTCCTCCCAAAACCGATTTTCATCTCTGGCATCTCCAAGCACCTTTGACAGAGGAGGTAGAGGCAACAGACAGCCTGTGGTGgggggtgatgaagatgatgtcaaAATACT GGAGAACATTCAGAGCGACATTGAGGCCTGGGCAAGTTCGGGTCAGTGGGCCTTCTCCTGTTACTCCAACTTAAGGGTGCTCATATCAG GCTTCACTGATCACTCCCCAGAAGAGATCAGGCTGGAGTATTACTCCTCCAGAGCTTCAGGGGATCTGCAGAGCTAT GTGAATGGTACCAATCAGCTGCTTAACCAGTGGAGAAACAGAGTCCAGGAGCTGAAGATCATGAGTCCCTCCACCCGTGCAGCCCTG CTTGCAGAGTTGAACAACCCATCGCCTCAAGCGTCAACAGGGGGCTTTGGTTCAACGCCTGCAGCTGGATTTGGATCCTCTGCATCATCCTTTGAAAGCAAAG GGTTTGGGAGTGCAGCCCCAGTCCAGGCCAGCACCTTCAGTTTTGCTGCTGGGAGTAGTGGGTTTGGCCCGTCATTGGGATTTGGGCAAAACCCAGTGGTTCCCACGCAACCTCCATCTGGGTTTGGTTCTTCTTCGGGGTTTGGTTCTGGCTTTGGTTCATCCTCCGGAGGCCCTTCCGCCGCTTCATCCAGTTCGTTCTCCTTCAAAGCCCCGACTTCAGACAAACCCACGTCTGCTCCGGCGTTCGGCTCTGCGTCAGGGTTCAGCTTCTCTAcgggggctggaggaggtgcaTTTGGGTCTAAAGAGTCTGCCCCGGCTGGAAGCAGTGGTCTTTTTGGGAAGACAACAGCAGGGTTTGGGACAAGCGCTCCTTCCTCAGCGGCGGGTAGCTCAGCCAACGGGACGTCTGGCAGTCTTTTCTCACTGGAGAGCTCGCTGACTCCAGAGGAACTGAATCAGTTCAAATCAAAGACATTCAGCCTCGGCCAAATCCCTTTAAAGCCTCCCCCATCCAACATGCTGGTGGTATGA
- the LOC130518122 gene encoding gasdermin-E-like isoform X1: protein MFSKATANFVHQIDPEGSLIPVSRVNDSKKLVSMALVVKRNRRWFWQRPKYYPTDFTLSHLLQGDKDLHPEASETEFLTYQGTFGDNLSGKLDTEAGTVSIVLKGQGSSKLRSFFGKLKKEELDVTKLLQDSKDRQVDMQHMLVQQLKRQDVALAVVKERIITTSSCSVTMTKKNQCTVLGMLGLMSMLGSSVKVCVKDSANIEADSDISLEVPPGTVIAYSVLELEIRENGEYGICLQPGAIGGFDSPSWESPDAVDGRCLEELLPFDAHNEATDLHALAQLPKSTRCALFKGLQDIMIDRSALACRQSVLEDLCCGESLDLTQHDEGERTFVSAILKQLGLADPVEGRLSSLPPQMEAVHLLVSALEELPDETLDLLSRSTPEFLEAFDNLMSSIRESSGPLTVQSLPVLLQQNQNFQLAEQLLTTANVTMRRDANQLCVETGSGAELYMLLLYLSVHGLLLLAKSETDFID, encoded by the exons ATGTTTTCCAAGGCCACGGCGAACTTTGTCCATCAGATTGACCCAGAGGGAAGCCTCATCCCCGTCTCCAGAGTTAATGACTCCAAGAAGCTGGTTTCCATGGCACTGGTTGTCAAGCGCAACCGCAGATGGTTCTGGCAGAGGCCCAAGTACTACCCGACAGATTTCACCCTGAGCCACCTGCTGCAGGGCGACAAAGACCTCCATCCTG AAGCGTCTGAGACAGAATTCCTGACATACCAAGGGACATTTGGAGACAACCTTTCCGGGAAGCTGGACACGGAGGCCGGAACGGTCAGCATCGTCCTGAAAGGGCAGGGCAGCTCTAAGCTCCGGTCATTTTTTGGcaagctgaagaaagaagaaCTGGACGTGACGAAGCTGCTACAGGACTCCAAAGACAG GCAGGTGGACATGCAGCACAtgctggtgcagcagctgaagaggCAAGACGTCGCGCTGGCAGTGGTGAAGGAGCGGATTATCACCACAAGCTCCTGCTCTGTCACAATGACCAAGAAGAATCAGTGCACCGTCCTCGGCATGCTCGGGCTCATGAGCATGCTGGGCAGCTCCGTCAAG gtgtgtgtgaaggacagCGCAAACATTGAGGCGGACAGTGACATCTCCCTGGAGGTCCCACCCGGTACGGTCATTGCGTACAGTGTCCTCGAGCTGGAGATCAGAGAAAATGGAGAGTATG GTATATGCCTGCAGCCTGGTGCCATAGGGGGCTTCGACTCGCCCTCCTGGGAGTCTCCTGATGCTGTAGATGGCCGGTGCCTGGAGGAATTGCTGCCTTTTGATGCACACAATG AGGCGACGGACCTTCATGCTCTTGCACAGCTGCCCAAATCGACCCGATGTGCCTTATTCAAGGGACTGCAGGACATCATGATTGACAGGAGTGCTCTGGCATGTCGGCAGTCTGTG CTGGAGGACCTGTGTTGCGGTGAATCCCTTGATTTGACTCAACACGATGAGGGCGAAAGAACGTTCGTGTCAGCCATATTGAAGCAGCTGGGTTTGGCGGATCCTGTCGAGGGGAGGCTGAGTAGTTTGCCCCCTCAGATGGAAGCAGTCCATCTGCTGGTCAGCGCTCTGGAGG AGCTGCCAGACGAAACCTTGGACCTGTTGAGCAGGAGCACTCCTGAGTTTCTGGAAGCTTTTGACAACCTG ATGTCCAGTATTAGAGAGAGCAGCGGGCCTCTGACTGTTCAGAGCCTTCCAgtgctcctgcagcagaaccagaacttcCAGCTGGCAGAACAGCTCCTCACCACCGCCAATGTGACCATGAGAAGAGATGCCAACCAGCTGTGcgtggagacaggaagtggggcAGAACTCTACATGCTGCTGCTCTATCTCAGTGTACACGGATTGTTGCTGCTTGCAAAGTCTGAAACGGATTTTATCGATTGA
- the LOC130518122 gene encoding gasdermin-E-like isoform X2, which translates to MFSKATANFVHQIDPEGSLIPVSRVNDSKKLVSMALVVKRNRRWFWQRPKYYPTDFTLSHLLQGDKDLHPASETEFLTYQGTFGDNLSGKLDTEAGTVSIVLKGQGSSKLRSFFGKLKKEELDVTKLLQDSKDRQVDMQHMLVQQLKRQDVALAVVKERIITTSSCSVTMTKKNQCTVLGMLGLMSMLGSSVKVCVKDSANIEADSDISLEVPPGTVIAYSVLELEIRENGEYGICLQPGAIGGFDSPSWESPDAVDGRCLEELLPFDAHNEATDLHALAQLPKSTRCALFKGLQDIMIDRSALACRQSVLEDLCCGESLDLTQHDEGERTFVSAILKQLGLADPVEGRLSSLPPQMEAVHLLVSALEELPDETLDLLSRSTPEFLEAFDNLMSSIRESSGPLTVQSLPVLLQQNQNFQLAEQLLTTANVTMRRDANQLCVETGSGAELYMLLLYLSVHGLLLLAKSETDFID; encoded by the exons ATGTTTTCCAAGGCCACGGCGAACTTTGTCCATCAGATTGACCCAGAGGGAAGCCTCATCCCCGTCTCCAGAGTTAATGACTCCAAGAAGCTGGTTTCCATGGCACTGGTTGTCAAGCGCAACCGCAGATGGTTCTGGCAGAGGCCCAAGTACTACCCGACAGATTTCACCCTGAGCCACCTGCTGCAGGGCGACAAAGACCTCCATCCTG CGTCTGAGACAGAATTCCTGACATACCAAGGGACATTTGGAGACAACCTTTCCGGGAAGCTGGACACGGAGGCCGGAACGGTCAGCATCGTCCTGAAAGGGCAGGGCAGCTCTAAGCTCCGGTCATTTTTTGGcaagctgaagaaagaagaaCTGGACGTGACGAAGCTGCTACAGGACTCCAAAGACAG GCAGGTGGACATGCAGCACAtgctggtgcagcagctgaagaggCAAGACGTCGCGCTGGCAGTGGTGAAGGAGCGGATTATCACCACAAGCTCCTGCTCTGTCACAATGACCAAGAAGAATCAGTGCACCGTCCTCGGCATGCTCGGGCTCATGAGCATGCTGGGCAGCTCCGTCAAG gtgtgtgtgaaggacagCGCAAACATTGAGGCGGACAGTGACATCTCCCTGGAGGTCCCACCCGGTACGGTCATTGCGTACAGTGTCCTCGAGCTGGAGATCAGAGAAAATGGAGAGTATG GTATATGCCTGCAGCCTGGTGCCATAGGGGGCTTCGACTCGCCCTCCTGGGAGTCTCCTGATGCTGTAGATGGCCGGTGCCTGGAGGAATTGCTGCCTTTTGATGCACACAATG AGGCGACGGACCTTCATGCTCTTGCACAGCTGCCCAAATCGACCCGATGTGCCTTATTCAAGGGACTGCAGGACATCATGATTGACAGGAGTGCTCTGGCATGTCGGCAGTCTGTG CTGGAGGACCTGTGTTGCGGTGAATCCCTTGATTTGACTCAACACGATGAGGGCGAAAGAACGTTCGTGTCAGCCATATTGAAGCAGCTGGGTTTGGCGGATCCTGTCGAGGGGAGGCTGAGTAGTTTGCCCCCTCAGATGGAAGCAGTCCATCTGCTGGTCAGCGCTCTGGAGG AGCTGCCAGACGAAACCTTGGACCTGTTGAGCAGGAGCACTCCTGAGTTTCTGGAAGCTTTTGACAACCTG ATGTCCAGTATTAGAGAGAGCAGCGGGCCTCTGACTGTTCAGAGCCTTCCAgtgctcctgcagcagaaccagaacttcCAGCTGGCAGAACAGCTCCTCACCACCGCCAATGTGACCATGAGAAGAGATGCCAACCAGCTGTGcgtggagacaggaagtggggcAGAACTCTACATGCTGCTGCTCTATCTCAGTGTACACGGATTGTTGCTGCTTGCAAAGTCTGAAACGGATTTTATCGATTGA
- the LOC130518121 gene encoding oxysterol-binding protein-related protein 3-like isoform X2, which yields MTSPSPTHSDNSSSSSKHDGNQDSWEIIEGLRGVSANIQEPDRQEGFLLKRRKWPMKGWHKRYFLLEKGILKYAKRAADLKKGKLHGCIDVGLSVMSIKKKAMCIDLDTEDNIFHLKVKSQELFEGWVSKLRHHRVFRQNEIATYPHERHLFYPHTSPSLNESMKKRSTLTKQTSIHQSKLSSWLHSSMDMDKCCKDLEECESYLLELNLLLKSMEVLHRTYSAPAISGLQASTYELPKKEKRQRKWRSKNNGKETKSTLQVPSCISSQSPRFHASNPNLSTTDSNAQELCPESPDSPTEVSRLQQDFCRLANNIHGRLKSTLSTMLAEQDRLRQTIEVQAPQPAQVMGLKTAYASECSGGSHSLVHQASSESKASIPESISEFFDAQEYLLSSSSSENEVSDDDSYISDISDSISMDTCSNEGNSERQNSVSGAVTLVRRRSTLPSPRPSSSVSLWNILRNNIGKDLSKVAMPVQLNEPINTLQRLCEELEYSELLDTANQTQDPYQRMVYVATFAVSAYASTHHRAGSKPFNPVLGETYECDRPDKGFRFIAEQVKHHPPVSACHSDSQNFTFWQDVRWKNKFWGKSMEIVQMGTTHVTLPAFGDHYEWNKVTSCIHNILSGQRWIEHYGEMAIKNINSDNCQCKITFVKANSWSSSVNEIEGVVTDSKGKVVHSIFGKWHESVFQGDPPTAMCIWRANPMPSDQEQYYGFTQFAMELNELDPSLRLRLPPTDTRFRPDQRFLEEGNVDGAEEQKQRIEQLQRERRKVLQDNNMTHKPRFFKKSNNDTWVSNNTYWDLRREPGFSKIDFPVLW from the exons ATGACGTCCCCCTCGCCCACACAcagtgacaacagcagcagctcctccaagCATGACGGCAACCAG GACAGCTGGGAGATTATTGAAGGGCTCAGGGGGGTTTCTGCCAACATTCAGGAGCCTGACAGACAGGAGGGCTTCTTGCtcaagaggaggaagtggcccATGAAAGGATGGCACAAG CGATACTTTTTGCTGGAGAAGGGCATCTTGAAGTATGCAAAACGTGCAGCCGAT CTGAAGAAGGGAAAACTTCACGGCTGCATCGACGTTGGCCTTTCAGTCATGTCCATCAAGAAGAAGGCCATGTGCATCGACCTGGACACGGAGGATAACATCTTCCACCTAAAG GTGAAATCTCAGGAACTGTTTGAGGGGTGGGTGTCCAAGCTGCGACACCATCGCGTGTTCCGCCAGAACGAGATAGCCACGTATCCCCACGAGAGGCACCTGTTCTACCCCCACACTTCGCCCTCTCTTAACGAGTCCATGAAAAAA AGGTCTACTCTAACTAAGCAGACGTCCATTCACCAGTCCAAACTCAGTTCCTGGCTCCATTCTTCGATGGACATGGACAAGTGCTGCAAAG ATTTGGAAGAATGTGAATCCTATCTGCTGGAACTCAACCTCCTGCTGAAAAGCATGGAGGTCCTACATCGAACGTACTCAGCTCCAGCCATTAGTGGGCTACAG GCGTCCACTTATGAGCtccccaaaaaagagaaaaggcaaagaaaatggCGGTccaaaaacaatggaaaagaaaccAAATCCACTCTCCAG GTCCCAAGCTGCATCTCTTCCCAGTCACCTCGCTTCCACGCCTCAAACCCCAACCTCTCAACCACTGACTCAAACGCCCAGGAGCTCTGCCCCGAGTCTCCAGACTCACCCACAGAGGTGTCCCGTCTCCAACAGGACTTCTGCAGACTGGCTAACAACA TCCACGGTCGGCTCAAATCCACATTAAGCACTATGTTGGCTGAACAAGATAGACTGAGGCAAACCATTGAGGTGCAGGCTCCACAGCCAGCTCAGGTCATGGGCTTGAAGACTGCTTACGCTTCC GAATGTTCAGGTGGCTCCCACTCTTTGGTTCACCAGGCATCCAGTGAGAGTAAAGCATCGATCCCAGAGTCAATATCAGAGTTTTTTGATGCACAAGAGTACCtcctttcctcttcatcctctgagaATGAG GTGTCTGATGATGACTCATACATCAGTGATATCAGCGACAGCATCTCCATGGATACCTGTAGTAATGAGGGAAACTCTGAGAGGCAAAACTCTG TCAGCGGCGCGGTGACGCTGGTGCGCCGCCGCTCCACACTCCCCTCCCCCAGACCCAGCAGCAGCGTGAGCCTCTGGAACATCTTGAGGAACAATATCGGAAAGGATCTGTCCAAGGTGGCCATGCCGGTACAGCTCAATGAGCCCATCAACACCCTCCAGAGGCTGTGTGAAGAACTGGAGTACAGTGAGCTACTGGACACCGCCAACCAGACCCAAGACCCTTACCAGCGGATG GTATATGTTGCAACATTTGCAGTATCTGCGTATGCTTCCACCCACCATCGAGCAGGAAGTAAACCTTTTAATCCTGTCCTGGGAGAAACGTACGAGTGTGACAGGCCGGATAAAGGATTCAGGTTTATTGCTGAACAG GTAAAACATCACCCACCTGTGTCAGCCTGTCATTCTGATTCACAGAATTTCACCTTCTGGCAAG ACGTCCGTTGGAAAAATAAATTCTGGGGAAAATCCATGGAAATCGTTCAAATGGGAACTACCCATGTCACCTTACCTGC GTTTGGGGACCACTATGAATGGAACAAAGTAACATCCTGCATTCATAACATCTTGAGTGGTCAGCGCTGGATTGAACACTATGGAGAGATGGccattaaaaacatcaacagtgaTAACTGCCAGTGTAAAATCACATTTGTAAAG GCAAATTCATGGAGTTCTTCAGTGAATGAGATAGAGGGTGTTGTTACCGATTCTAAAGGAAAGGTTGTGCACTCCATTTTCGGAAAATGGCATGAGTCTGTTTTTCAAGGAGACCCACCTACTGCCATGTGTATCTGGAGAGCAA acccCATGCCATCTGACCAGGAGCAGTACTATGGCTTCACTCAGTTTGCAATGGAGTTAAATGAGCTGGATCCCTCTCTGAGACTTCGACTGCCCCCCACTGACACGCGCTTTAGGCCAGACCAGAG gtTTTTAGAGGAGGGTAATGTAGATGGAGccgaggagcagaaacagaggaTAGAGCAActccagagggagagaaggaaagtTCTCCAGGACAACAACATGACACACAAACCCCGTTTTTTCAA GAAGTCCAACAATGATACCTGGGTGAGCAACAACACGTACTGGGATCTGCGCAGAGAGCCTGGCTTCAGTAAAATTGACTTCCCGGTCTTGTGGTGA
- the LOC130518121 gene encoding oxysterol-binding protein-related protein 3-like isoform X1: protein MTSPSPTHSDNSSSSSKHDGNQVSVCLKTLDVLKSAFMVLTVSFYYCSCVSFQDSWEIIEGLRGVSANIQEPDRQEGFLLKRRKWPMKGWHKRYFLLEKGILKYAKRAADLKKGKLHGCIDVGLSVMSIKKKAMCIDLDTEDNIFHLKVKSQELFEGWVSKLRHHRVFRQNEIATYPHERHLFYPHTSPSLNESMKKRSTLTKQTSIHQSKLSSWLHSSMDMDKCCKDLEECESYLLELNLLLKSMEVLHRTYSAPAISGLQASTYELPKKEKRQRKWRSKNNGKETKSTLQVPSCISSQSPRFHASNPNLSTTDSNAQELCPESPDSPTEVSRLQQDFCRLANNIHGRLKSTLSTMLAEQDRLRQTIEVQAPQPAQVMGLKTAYASECSGGSHSLVHQASSESKASIPESISEFFDAQEYLLSSSSSENEVSDDDSYISDISDSISMDTCSNEGNSERQNSVSGAVTLVRRRSTLPSPRPSSSVSLWNILRNNIGKDLSKVAMPVQLNEPINTLQRLCEELEYSELLDTANQTQDPYQRMVYVATFAVSAYASTHHRAGSKPFNPVLGETYECDRPDKGFRFIAEQVKHHPPVSACHSDSQNFTFWQDVRWKNKFWGKSMEIVQMGTTHVTLPAFGDHYEWNKVTSCIHNILSGQRWIEHYGEMAIKNINSDNCQCKITFVKANSWSSSVNEIEGVVTDSKGKVVHSIFGKWHESVFQGDPPTAMCIWRANPMPSDQEQYYGFTQFAMELNELDPSLRLRLPPTDTRFRPDQRFLEEGNVDGAEEQKQRIEQLQRERRKVLQDNNMTHKPRFFKKSNNDTWVSNNTYWDLRREPGFSKIDFPVLW, encoded by the exons ATGACGTCCCCCTCGCCCACACAcagtgacaacagcagcagctcctccaagCATGACGGCAACCAGgtaagtgtgtgtctgaagaCATTAGATGTTTTAAAGTCGGCGTTCATGGTTCTGACTGTATCATTTTACTATTGCTCTTGTGTCTCCTTCCAGGACAGCTGGGAGATTATTGAAGGGCTCAGGGGGGTTTCTGCCAACATTCAGGAGCCTGACAGACAGGAGGGCTTCTTGCtcaagaggaggaagtggcccATGAAAGGATGGCACAAG CGATACTTTTTGCTGGAGAAGGGCATCTTGAAGTATGCAAAACGTGCAGCCGAT CTGAAGAAGGGAAAACTTCACGGCTGCATCGACGTTGGCCTTTCAGTCATGTCCATCAAGAAGAAGGCCATGTGCATCGACCTGGACACGGAGGATAACATCTTCCACCTAAAG GTGAAATCTCAGGAACTGTTTGAGGGGTGGGTGTCCAAGCTGCGACACCATCGCGTGTTCCGCCAGAACGAGATAGCCACGTATCCCCACGAGAGGCACCTGTTCTACCCCCACACTTCGCCCTCTCTTAACGAGTCCATGAAAAAA AGGTCTACTCTAACTAAGCAGACGTCCATTCACCAGTCCAAACTCAGTTCCTGGCTCCATTCTTCGATGGACATGGACAAGTGCTGCAAAG ATTTGGAAGAATGTGAATCCTATCTGCTGGAACTCAACCTCCTGCTGAAAAGCATGGAGGTCCTACATCGAACGTACTCAGCTCCAGCCATTAGTGGGCTACAG GCGTCCACTTATGAGCtccccaaaaaagagaaaaggcaaagaaaatggCGGTccaaaaacaatggaaaagaaaccAAATCCACTCTCCAG GTCCCAAGCTGCATCTCTTCCCAGTCACCTCGCTTCCACGCCTCAAACCCCAACCTCTCAACCACTGACTCAAACGCCCAGGAGCTCTGCCCCGAGTCTCCAGACTCACCCACAGAGGTGTCCCGTCTCCAACAGGACTTCTGCAGACTGGCTAACAACA TCCACGGTCGGCTCAAATCCACATTAAGCACTATGTTGGCTGAACAAGATAGACTGAGGCAAACCATTGAGGTGCAGGCTCCACAGCCAGCTCAGGTCATGGGCTTGAAGACTGCTTACGCTTCC GAATGTTCAGGTGGCTCCCACTCTTTGGTTCACCAGGCATCCAGTGAGAGTAAAGCATCGATCCCAGAGTCAATATCAGAGTTTTTTGATGCACAAGAGTACCtcctttcctcttcatcctctgagaATGAG GTGTCTGATGATGACTCATACATCAGTGATATCAGCGACAGCATCTCCATGGATACCTGTAGTAATGAGGGAAACTCTGAGAGGCAAAACTCTG TCAGCGGCGCGGTGACGCTGGTGCGCCGCCGCTCCACACTCCCCTCCCCCAGACCCAGCAGCAGCGTGAGCCTCTGGAACATCTTGAGGAACAATATCGGAAAGGATCTGTCCAAGGTGGCCATGCCGGTACAGCTCAATGAGCCCATCAACACCCTCCAGAGGCTGTGTGAAGAACTGGAGTACAGTGAGCTACTGGACACCGCCAACCAGACCCAAGACCCTTACCAGCGGATG GTATATGTTGCAACATTTGCAGTATCTGCGTATGCTTCCACCCACCATCGAGCAGGAAGTAAACCTTTTAATCCTGTCCTGGGAGAAACGTACGAGTGTGACAGGCCGGATAAAGGATTCAGGTTTATTGCTGAACAG GTAAAACATCACCCACCTGTGTCAGCCTGTCATTCTGATTCACAGAATTTCACCTTCTGGCAAG ACGTCCGTTGGAAAAATAAATTCTGGGGAAAATCCATGGAAATCGTTCAAATGGGAACTACCCATGTCACCTTACCTGC GTTTGGGGACCACTATGAATGGAACAAAGTAACATCCTGCATTCATAACATCTTGAGTGGTCAGCGCTGGATTGAACACTATGGAGAGATGGccattaaaaacatcaacagtgaTAACTGCCAGTGTAAAATCACATTTGTAAAG GCAAATTCATGGAGTTCTTCAGTGAATGAGATAGAGGGTGTTGTTACCGATTCTAAAGGAAAGGTTGTGCACTCCATTTTCGGAAAATGGCATGAGTCTGTTTTTCAAGGAGACCCACCTACTGCCATGTGTATCTGGAGAGCAA acccCATGCCATCTGACCAGGAGCAGTACTATGGCTTCACTCAGTTTGCAATGGAGTTAAATGAGCTGGATCCCTCTCTGAGACTTCGACTGCCCCCCACTGACACGCGCTTTAGGCCAGACCAGAG gtTTTTAGAGGAGGGTAATGTAGATGGAGccgaggagcagaaacagaggaTAGAGCAActccagagggagagaaggaaagtTCTCCAGGACAACAACATGACACACAAACCCCGTTTTTTCAA GAAGTCCAACAATGATACCTGGGTGAGCAACAACACGTACTGGGATCTGCGCAGAGAGCCTGGCTTCAGTAAAATTGACTTCCCGGTCTTGTGGTGA